In Poecilia reticulata strain Guanapo unplaced genomic scaffold, Guppy_female_1.0+MT scaffold_131, whole genome shotgun sequence, one genomic interval encodes:
- the rhogb gene encoding ras homolog family member Gb — protein MQTVKCVVVGDGAVGKTCLLISYTTGAFPKEYIPTVFDNYSSQVTVDGRVISLNLWDTAGQEEYDRLRTLSYPQTNVFVICFSISSPASYENVKHKWHPEVFHHCPSVPILLVGTKSDLRNDTEIQKKLKEQNQXPITHQQGLNLAKQIQAVRYLECSALNQDGIKEVFAEAVRSYLNPQPTVSKRHCVLL, from the exons ATGCAGACCGTGAAGTGTGTCGTCGTTGGCGACGGCGCCGTGGGGAAGACCTGCCTGCTCATCTCCTACACCACCGGAGCGTTCCCCAAAGAGTACATCCCCACCGTGTTCGACAACTACAGCAGCCAG GTGACGGTGGACGGACGGGTCATCAGTCTGAACCTGTGGGACACGGCGGGGCAGGAGGAGTACGACCGGCTGAGGACGCTGTCYTACCCGCAGACCAACGTCTTCGTCATCTGCTTCTCTATCTCAAGCCCTGCCTCCTACGAGAACGTCAAGCACAAGTGGCACCCAGAG GTTTTCCACCATTGTCCCAGCGTTCCSATCCTGCTGGTCGGCACAAAGAGCGACCTCCGGAAYGACACAGAGATCcagaagaagctgaaggagCAGAACCAGGYGCCCATCACCCACCAGCAGGGCCTGAACCTGGCCAAGCAGATCCAGGCAGTCCGCTACTTGGAGTGCTCGGCGCTGAACCAGGACGGCATCAAGGAGGTGTTCGCCGAGGCGGTGAGGTCCTACCTGAACCCGCAGCCCACCGTCAGCAAGAGGCACTGCGTCCTGCTCTGA